The nucleotide window GCAAAGACAGTCCTACAAGAGAACCTTGAAGAAGGTCCATCGTGACCAGCGTTTCCGCAATCACCCGAAGAACGGCAAGAAGGCTCACAAGGCAGATCGCAGGCTGAAGACAATCGCGGGACGGCTCGTCCGTGAATTAGAGCGAAATCTCGCCAGCAAGAACTTGTTGAACACGTACAAAGGAAAAATCGAGCTTTTCAAAAAAGTTTTGGAGCAGAAGAGGTGCGACAAGGACAAGGTCTATTCGCTACACGAGCCCGAAGTAAAATGCATCGGCAAGGGCAAGGAACACAAGAAATACGAGTTCGGCAACAAGGTGTCAATCGCCCGGAGCTACAGCGGCATCATTGTCGGCGCGGTCTCGTTCCGGGACGAGTATGACGGACATACGATAGACGATACGCTTGACCATGTTGAACAAATGCTTGGATTCAGGCCGAGCCGGGCCGCATGCGACCGGGGCTACCGCGGACAAAAGGAATCCGGAACGACAAAGATCGTAATACCGGACGTCCCGAAGAAAAACGCGACTTACTACCAGAAGGAAAAGGCTCACAAGCTTTTTTGCAAGAGGGCGGGCATCGAGCCTATCAACGGCCACCTGAAAAGCGACCACCGTATGGGCAGAAATTTCTACAAGGGAATCTTTGGCGACATACTCAATGCAAAGCTTGCTGCGGCAGCGTTCAACTTCAAGAGGGCCATGAGGCGCTTTTTTGCCCTGTTGGAATGGCTGTACTGTTGCTTCCTTTGCCGGGAAGGGGTGAATAAAAACGGCGAACCTCCTTATCCTGCGCTCGCAAAGTGACTTTTTAAGGGTCAACTATGTAGTACAAAACACAAAAGGCCCCGCCGAAGCAGAGCCTGAAATTTTTTTTCAGCAAAAACGCAAATGGGGTTCGTGGTTTATCGTGGAATGCTTTCGGAGACGATGTCAAGGGATTCTTGGAAGCTCTCGCAAGTCTTAATCCACTGTATGTCGTGGAATGCTTTCGGAGGGTGGCATCGCCGAGGCCTTATAAATCAAGGGTTCCAGAGGGCGTTTTTCTGCCAGACTTTTTGAGCACTACCTCCAAATCGACTTTTTTCGGAGGATTTTTGTATAACTCGTTGATATTCAACGAGGTAGCCTGATTGCATTTTTGCCGGTGCTTAGAATGTACTGCTCAAACTCGCGGGTCTAGGCCTCAATACCCTAAATATACATCATTTTTCGCGAAAAAACGCAAAAAATCAGCTGTAAACTTTTTTCTATACGGTAATCGCGTATCGCCCGCCGCCAA belongs to Hallerella porci and includes:
- a CDS encoding transposase, which codes for QRQSYKRTLKKVHRDQRFRNHPKNGKKAHKADRRLKTIAGRLVRELERNLASKNLLNTYKGKIELFKKVLEQKRCDKDKVYSLHEPEVKCIGKGKEHKKYEFGNKVSIARSYSGIIVGAVSFRDEYDGHTIDDTLDHVEQMLGFRPSRAACDRGYRGQKESGTTKIVIPDVPKKNATYYQKEKAHKLFCKRAGIEPINGHLKSDHRMGRNFYKGIFGDILNAKLAAAAFNFKRAMRRFFALLEWLYCCFLCREGVNKNGEPPYPALAK